The Aedes albopictus strain Foshan chromosome 2, AalbF5, whole genome shotgun sequence region TTGGTCTTCGGTCTCGCATCGCTCCGGATCGCCCAAAGCTTCCAAATTTCAAGTTCGAAAAGCTTGCTCTCATCATGACATTTTTCACACCCCTGACAGAACAGTGCGTTTTTTATTAACCGGCTGGTCACCCTGTTGCAGACAAAAATAAAGAAGAAACACAACAAACTGCGAGTTTTCGTTTGGTTTTCCAGGTGGTTTTTCGCGTTTTATTGTGATTCGttgtagaaatttctgttgaaaagTGCTGTAAACGCCAAAAGAAAACATCCTTTTTCGTTCGTTGgcgtcccagaaaaaaaaaactggtcgcaTCTGTTGCCACACAATGGCCGACTACTCAATGGAGGAAATCAAAAACATCGTCCGGTCGATTGCCATCTCCGGCGGTGCGCGCGGGCTCTCGGTCAAGATGCTGGTGGACGACTTCAAAAAGATCGAAGGATTCGAACTGCCCTACCACCGGTTGGGATTCCGAGCTGCGGATGAATTTCTGCGCAGTTTGACCGACACCGTGACGGTAAGTTTTGGACCCCGGCGGAGCAGGATGGCGGATTATTGATGATTGAGTTAACTGATCTGTACCTGCGTACGTCCATTTCAGATAACGGGATATGGAACAGCGGCGATGGTTCAGCCAGTTGTGACACAAAATACCCGGCATGTTCGAGAATTGGTCAAGAACAGCAAATCAAACCCACGGAAAAgattcaacaacaacaacacctaTTCCAGCCCGGCATATCGGTAAGTTTCTTGATTATTAGGTACTTGAATTTGTTTTTGCCAATCGTTTGTATTCAAATACATTTCCAATTTAAATCTAATTTTATCCACAGGTCACCAGAATATAATTCAGATTACAGAAAAAGCAACAATCAATCCTACAACCGATCCTCAACCAATAACGGATATTGGAAACCTCCCCAAAACTACGTCCGACAGACTACGAACGATTATTATGACGAACATCGTGACGAATCTCGGAAGGTCAAAAACAGGGAATTTGATTTCGTAGATACCGCTGCGGATGAGGACGGTTTTGGGAGTTCGGATGACGATATGCCCAAGTTTGTTCTGACAGATGGCAAACAGCTAGCTCAGGTGCAAGAATCTATTCAGACAATGACGATCACAGATAGTCCTCCGAAAAAGTCTACCACTGCCAAATCGAACGATGCCATTCCGGACGATGCAGTACTGGCGTTGATCAACTGTCTGGAAATACCCGAGGGTGCAATGAATTTGACTGACACAATAGAAAGGCAACAGATTGCACCGGAAATCGTTCCGAGGCAGTCGGTTCAAATGTTCGTGACCGAGGTGCACAACCCGCATCGCTTCTGGTATCACATGGGCGAGAATGCCAACAAAATCGACGAATTGATGAACGAGATCGATGACTACTATTCCCATCTGGAACGGCAGGAATGGCGCCTGACGCCATCCAGTGTGGCCGTTGGGCTCTATTGCGTGGCCAAGTTTTCCAACATGTGGCATCGGGCGAAGATCGTCAGCGATTTGATGCACAATAAGGTCAAGGTTTTCTACATCGACTACGGAACCGTTTCCGAGGTGGAACTGAAGGAAGTTAAGTTCATGGCCAAGTGCTTTTCCAGTATGCCGGCACAGGCTATGCGAGCGTCGTTGGCGTATGTGAAGCCCGTGGGACATCGGTGGACGCGGGATGCTTCCTGGTCGCTGCTTTCTCTCGTTTACGAGAAGATCCTGTATGCCTACGTAGTGGACGTTGACAGAGAGGTTAGTATCGCTTTACTTTACCTACACTGTGGTTCGGCCGCAAACTTTAAAAACGTAGAGTCTTCAAAATTGAACGTTATAAAAGCGATCGGTAAACCGGGTTATAACGATCTAATTTTAACTTTCCCTTACCTGGTTGACCTACCCTAATGAACACTATCTTtgtgttgagaaccactgaaaaATCTATTGGGTTATGTCACCAACTCTTAAGAGCAATGCGTTCTGTTGCGTTGTGCACGCTTTAAGCTGCAAATAAGTTTAATGAAATCGATATCCAGTAATAGTTTGAAAACTTACAATTTTGGTCGACTGTTCTACAATTAAGTCTGCCTAATCGTATTCCCCACTGCTCCTGTGTGGTATCTAAAAGTTCAATTTGTTTTTAAGTACAATTCAACCATCACTTGGGACAACTTACAGTATTTATAGAAATGAACTAGATTTAACTAACTGCACTATGCTCGGTATCAACGGAATTCAAGTTGTATCAGCTAGGCACTGTAATAatcaaattatttaaattatccaCATATAAATAGGAAAATGATAATAAATCACCATCAAATCACTAATAGCTAGAAGCAATCCGACCAACAACACTTTGTTTACATGCCCTTTTAATTTGCCTTATCATCTCCGTTGACGTTGATAGCGTTTCCAGAGTCGGACGCAGGTCGGTGGTCGGCAGTGTTGCCACGACGGCGATCCACGTCGCAACATACCCCTGCCCGTAAACCTTGGTGAACGTCTGGAGCTCCGGAATCAGGTTTACTATCCTTCACGACGTCTAGCAATGCCAGTTTCACAGCTGGCCTCCTAAGAATCCCCGTCGAGGTTCTTACCATCGCTTGCCGCACTCTGCCGTCTCGTCCAGGGAACACCTGCGCAATCCGTCCCCGAACCCAC contains the following coding sequences:
- the LOC109427899 gene encoding tudor domain-containing protein 5 isoform X2, whose translation is MADYSMEEIKNIVRSIAISGGARGLSVKMLVDDFKKIEGFELPYHRLGFRAADEFLRSLTDTVTITGYGTAAMVQPVVTQNTRHVRELVKNSKSNPRKRFNNNNTYSSPAYRSPEYNSDYRKSNNQSYNRSSTNNGYWKPPQNYVRQTTNDYYDEHRDESRKVKNREFDFVDTAADEDGFGSSDDDMPKFVLTDGKQLAQVQESIQTMTITDSPPKKSTTAKSNDAIPDDAVLALINCLEIPEGAMNLTDTIERQQIAPEIVPRQSVQMFVTEVHNPHRFWYHMGENANKIDELMNEIDDYYSHLERQEWRLTPSSVAVGLYCVAKFSNMWHRAKIVSDLMHNKVKVFYIDYGTVSEVELKEVKFMAKCFSSMPAQAMRASLAYVKPVGHRWTRDASWSLLSLVYEKILYAYVVDVDREENFLDVVLIDTTGNKDNIVNQQMFIKGHAIWEDDVPYKDKSKHQNSKTLRGTGPW
- the LOC109427899 gene encoding uncharacterized protein LOC109427899 isoform X1, which produces MADYSMEEIKNIVRSIAISGGARGLSVKMLVDDFKKIEGFELPYHRLGFRAADEFLRSLTDTVTITGYGTAAMVQPVVTQNTRHVRELVKNSKSNPRKRFNNNNTYSSPAYRSPEYNSDYRKSNNQSYNRSSTNNGYWKPPQNYVRQTTNDYYDEHRDESRKVKNREFDFVDTAADEDGFGSSDDDMPKFVLTDGKQLAQVQESIQTMTITDSPPKKSTTAKSNDAIPDDAVLALINCLEIPEGAMNLTDTIERQQIAPEIVPRQSVQMFVTEVHNPHRFWYHMGENANKIDELMNEIDDYYSHLERQEWRLTPSSVAVGLYCVAKFSNMWHRAKIVSDLMHNKVKVFYIDYGTVSEVELKEVKFMAKCFSSMPAQAMRASLAYVKPVGHRWTRDASWSLLSLVYEKILYAYVVDVDREENFLDVVLIDTTGNKDNIVNQQMFIKGHAIWEDDVPYKDKSTENYRQRTKAFSELFPSFDELEDGTYPTLLDIAEYYAAGFNFQRYYMQSLPDDSEFLQYILTITPTVDRGELIDKDATLVRTFADLYSSDFEDVYDFYEQPYPEFVPEYAIEPFVDDDDDPEGPAIMEHIVPDVVKPKKPKKQVRFRDPEWEIFPYDGTRAIVENEVNQDSVVPLTDENSAQLGGSPKEIA